Part of the Geoalkalibacter ferrihydriticus DSM 17813 genome is shown below.
TCTTACCCCCTTTCTCGATGTTGCAGAGAAACGCCTTGTATTCGGGGATGGTGGTGTTGGCACAGCCCACCGCCGCCGTAAGAACATTGGCGCTGTCACCCTTAGCCAGTCCGGCGAAGCCGAAATGCCAGGGCAGGCCGACCTGCTCGATCATCCGTCCGCCGACGCGCAAGGGTTTGATGCGCGAGGTTATCAGGGCGCGTGCTTCAATGGCGCCGCGTTCCGATGAGATCGTGACCATATCGCCGTTGTTGATCCCTTTCCAGCGTGCCAGTCCTTCGCTCATTTCCACAAACATATCCGGCACCAGTTCCACCAGCCAAGGCAGATTGCGGGTCATGGAGCCTGCCTGCCAGTGTTCGGACACCCGGTAGGAGGTGCCGATGTAGGGGAATTTCTCGCGATCGCTGAGCCTGGCCGGGGGGCGCACCGCCGGGTTGGTCTGCTGCTTACAGAAAAGATTTTCCGTGGGACTCTCCATGGGCTCGTAATGCGCCGGGAAAGGACCATCGGCAAGACCCGCGGAGAACAGCCGGCCGAAGCCTTCGGCGACCATGATGAAGGGATAGCGTCCGCCGGGCTTGTTCATGGGCGGCCAGCCACCATCAGGCACGTCGCCGTCCCAGCGACCTGTCGTCTCATTCCAGGCGATGACGATTTTCTTCGGATTCCAGGGGCGACCATCGGGGTCGACGGAGGCGCGGTTGTAGAGAATGCGGCGGTTGACCGGCCAGCACCAGGACCAGTTGGGATACATTTCAAGGCCGGTGGGGTCTTCCTGGCCGCGACGTTTCAACTTGTTGCCATCTTCTTCCGTGTAGGAGCCGCAATAGAGCCAGTTACCCGAAACGGTCGAGCCGTCGTCTTGCAGCGCGGTGAAGGCCGGCACCTGCTCGCCCTTTTTGTAGAGCTTGCCGCCGATCTGCACGTCGCGGGTGAAAAAGCCGTTGGTCTCTCTCGCGACCATTTCGATGTCCGGTTCATGGCCGTCGCCGTAATTCCACGCCAGGTTGACGATGGGCTCGGGGAACACGCCGCCTTGAGAATAGAGGTTCTTCAGGCGACGATAGAGCTGATCGATGATAAAGGCGTCGCTTTCGGCATGACCTGGCGGCTCCACCGCTTTGTAGCGCCATTGGGCCCAGCGTCCCGAGTTGGAGATGCTGCCCTCTTTTTCCACCGAACTGGCGGCCGGCAAATTGAACACTTCGGTCTGGATATCCTTGGGATTGACGCCGGGGCGTTTCCAGAAGACGCTGGTATCGGTCTCCCACAGATCGGCGGACACCATCCATTTGAGTTTGTCCAGCCCCCGGCCGATGCCCAGGGAATCCGGTCCGCCGACGATGGGGTTGGTCCCCATGCAGAACATCCCATCGAAGCCACCCTGCTGCAGGCGCTCCATGAGCATGATGTAGGAGTAGTTGCCGCTGCGTTTGGGCAGATAGTCGTAGCCGAAATCGTTGGCCGCGGTGGCATGCTCGCCCCAGAAAGCCTTGAGCAGACTGACCATATATTTGGGCATGTTGCTCCACCAGTTGGCGCTTTTGGGGTCGGTGGCGACCGGCGTGACGTTTTTCAACCAGGTGGACAGGTCCACGTCGTCGTATTCGGGCGATTTCATGTAGCCGGGCAGGATGTGGAAAAGCAAGGCATAGTCCGTTGAGCCCTGCACGTTGCACTCGCCGCGCAGGGCGTTGATGCCGCCCCCGGCGATGCCCACGTTGCCCAGCAGCAGTTGCAGCATGGCGTAGGAGCGAACGTTCTGGGTGCCGTAGGTGTGCTGGGTGGTGCCCATGGCATACATGATGGTGCCCGCCTTGTCGCTGCGCCCCGTTTCACAGAAGGCGCGTGCCACGGCCATGTAGTCCTGAATGGCAGTGCCGGTGACCTCGCACACCTTGGCCGGGGTGTATTCGGCGAAATGGGCTTTGAGCAACTGGTAAACACAACGCGGGTCCTGCAGGCTCATATCCTTGAGGGGTTGGCCATCCGCGGCGGTTTTGTAGCGCCAGCTCTTTTTGTCGTAGCTGTAGGTTTCGGGTGAGAAGCCGGAGAAGATGCCCTCGTCGAAATCGTAATTGTCGTCCACGATGAAAGCGGCGTTGGTATAGTTGAGGACATATTCCTTGTGAAACAGTTCGTTTTCCAGGGTGTAATTGATCAGCCCACCCATAAATGCGATGTCGGTGCCCGGCCGCAACTGGGCGTAGATCTGGGCTTTGGAGGACGTACGGGTAAAGCGTGGGTCGACGCTGATGAGCTTGGCGCCCTTGTCGATGGCCTTCTCCACATATTTGAAGGAGATGGGATGGTTTTCAGCGGGGTTGGAACCAATGGCCAGAATGACATCGGCGTGCTGAATGTCGTTCCAGTGATTGGTCATGGCACCACGACCGATTGAGGCCGCCAGACCGGCGACCGTAGCGCTGTGTCATATTCGCGCCTGGTGTTCGAGGTACCCAACGCCCATGGCGCGTGAGAACTTGCTCCACAGGTAGCACTCTTCGCTGTCCAGGGCTGCGCCGCCGAGAAAGGCCATGCCCTCGTTGCGATTGACGCGATAGGTTTTGCCGTCGATGGTTTCGCTGGCGATAAAGTTACGGTCGCGCGACTCCTTCATGAGCTTGGCGATGCGGTCCATGGCCCAATCCCAGGACTTCTCCTCCCAGCGGTCGCTGCCCGGGGCGCGGTACTGTACCTTGGTCAGGCGCCGCTCGTTGTTGGCCACCTGGTACATGGCGCTGCCTTTGGAGCAGAGCGAACCGCGGTTGATGGGGTGCTCGGGATCGCCCTCGATATTGACGATGCGTCCGCCCTTGGTGTGCACGATCATGCCGCAGCCGACCGCGCAGTAGGGGCAGATGGTGGTGGTGCTTTGCAGGCCTTTGGTGCGCAGATCCGGTGAATCCGGTCCCGCCTCGGCCGGGGTGCGGCTCAGGGCGACGGCCCCGACGGCAGCGCCGCTCCCTTTCAAAAAGTTCCTCCGGGAAATACCCATCCCTCTCTCTCCTTTCGTCATTGAATGTAATGCCTTGCGCATTACAGGTTGTCGCCCTTAGCGCAACAGTTGTGCCAGATGTTTACGGCATTGTGAGGTAAGTTTTTTTGCGTGTACTTCTAATGAGTTAGAGGGGCAGGGCGAAGGCTGTAGTGGTCTCGCGCGGAAGCTGTGCACTGGGTCATTGTGACCCGCTGGGTCGGAATGACCCGCTGGGAAAAGGTTATTTCATTGGCGATTCGGCGCCAAAGGGTGGATGATTTTTGCGGGTTGATCTAATCTGCCCGGAAGGTGGTTGCCTTTCAGGCGCTTTACCGCACCTGAAAAACTCACGGAAAGGCTGCTATGCCCACTCCTCTTCACGATGAGCGTCTCACGACAGTCTTGCAGGTGCTGCTGGCCCATGGCGTGCAGTCGGTTCTCGATCTTGGTTGCGGCCGCGGCGAAATGCTCGCCCTCCTGCTTGCCGAACCCCAGTTCACCAGGATCGTCGGCATGGATGTCTCGCCGCAGGCCCTGGAGGCGGCGCAGGGTCTGCGTGCGGGACAAGAGGAACGCCTTGACCTGGTGCATGGCTCCTACACTCAGCCCGTCGCAGGGCTGGACGGCTTTGATGCGGCGCTGCTGGTTGAAACCATTGAGCATCTTGACCCCAGTCGCCTGTCGCAGGTGGAACATGCGGTGTTTGACGCTTATCGCCCGCGGCTGGTGGTGATTACCACACCCAACCGTGACTACAATGTCCTGCATGGTCTGGCCGAAGGGGTTATGCGCCACCGTGGCCATCGCTTTGAATGGACGCGGGCCAAATTCAAATCCTGGGCCGAAGGCGTTGCCGCGCGCAACGGCTATGCGGTGGTTTTTGCCGATCTCGGAGCTGTTCATCTGCATCTTGGCGGGTCCAGCCAAATGGCCACCTTCACTCTGCGCGAAATCTAATAAAATTTCCAACAGACCAAGCGCGCCACCCCAAGCGTTGATGGCGTAGCACGAAAACAAAAAAGGTGTGTTAAAAGCCTTGACGGACGAAGTCTATTTCCTTATGGTGGCACGAAAAAGGAAAAAGTCACACTTCATGTTTCCCGTGGATTGGCATTGGGCAGGTTCTCATTGTCGAAAAGAATTCAAACAGGAAAGGATTGTTTTGCCCATGTGTATGAGTCGTTGGCTTCCCACTGCTTTTGCTGTTGCCTTGTTGCTGTCGCCGGTCGTTGCCGCCACGGCGGCGGCGCAACCCGTTAATCTGCAGGACGTGGTGGTCACCGGTACCCGCTCGCCCCACGCCCTGGCGGATGTGCCCGTTGAAACCCTGGTCATCAGCCGCGAAGAGATCGAACGCGCCCCGGTGCAGAATCTTCCCCAGCTGCTACGCACTCTGCCGGGAGTTTCCGCCACCAATCTCGACGATACCCTGGCTTCGGACAACCTGCGCCTGACCGTGCGCGGGCTGCAGCTCAACGAAGGCTACGGGTTGATTCTGGTGGACGGCAAGCGCATCCACGGCGGCCTGGGCGCCCACGGCGACTACGGCATCAGCCTCAACCAGATTCCCCTGAGCATGATCGAGCGCATCGAGGTGGTCAAAGGCGCCAGCTCCGCTCTGTACGGCGCTGATGCCATGGCGGGAGTCATCAACATCATTACCCGCGCGGTGCCGGCGCAGGCCAGTGTCGCCGGCGGAATCAATTACGGCCTCTACGACGTTCTGCCGCGCGCCGGGGTCAAGGCCGAAGACCCGACGCGGCGCACCGCCCTGGTGCATGCCAATCTCGGGGCGCCGGTCGGCGAATCCTCGGGCGTTATGCTGCAATTCGCCCATCAATCCGACGAGGGCAGCGACCGTGTCCCGCAAACGACCCGCCGCGACTCGGTCCTGGGCAAATGGCATACCGCGTTGACCGATACCTGGTCCGTCGATCTGGCCGGCGACCTGGCCTGGTCGCGCCGCGACGCGCCGCCGGCAACCGCGCGCTATGATCGCAAACTCGATGACTACCGGGCCTCCGCAGCCCTTAATTACAAGGATGACCGCCACGCCTGGACCCTCTCGGGATACCGCTTCAACCAGGATTTCGAGCAGGGTTACGATGGGTTCCCCCATGGCTTTCGCTTCGGCGATATCGGCTACTATCAGGCCGAGACCGTCTACACCTATTTCGGTGAGCGGCACTGGCTGACGGTAGGGGCAGAAGCTCAGCGCCAGCGCCTTGACTATCTGTTCAATAATTACCGCGACGGGGCCCTGGAGGCTCAGGTCAAGGTCAAGGAAAATGTCGATATCTACAGTGTGTTTATCCAGGATGAAATCTGGCTCCTCAACGAGAGGCTGATTCTGGTGCCGGGTGTGCGTTTTGAGGACCATTCCCGCTTCGGCGGTGAATTCAATCCCAAGTTCTCGGCAAGTCTGCGCACCGGCGAAGCCACCACTTGGCGGGCTTCCGTGGGCCGCGCCTTCAAGTCCCCGACCATCCGCCAGCTCTACTACGAAGGGCTTTACCGCCACGGCGACACCTACCATGAATCCAACCCCAACCTCGATCCCGAAACCGCCATCAATGCCAACCTGAGTGTCGAGCAAACCTGGTGGGGGGGGCTGCTCTGGGGAAGTTTCGGAGTGTTCCGCACGGACATCAAAGACATGGTCGTGCGTTTTGATACGGGGCGCATCTCCGAGGATGATCTGGCACTGCCCATCGAAAGCTACGAGAACGTTCAGAAAGCGCGTATCCAAGGAGCTGAACTGGCCTTTCGCGCGGGCGGCCCGCGCGGCTTCACCCTGCGCGGCAGCGGCGCCTGGACTTCGGCGGAAAACCGCGACACCGACCTGGATCTGCCCTACGTGCCCAATTATACGGCGGCGCTGATTCCCGGCTACGTCGCGGCCGACGGTCTGACCGGGGTTGAAACGACCCTGCTGGCGGTGGGCCGTCAGTATCGCAACACGGCCAACACCCAGCGCGTCGACGCCCATCAGATCGTCGATGTGCGCCTGTGGCGCGAACTCGGACCGCAGGTCACCGCCTCCCTGGATTTCGGCAACATCTTTGAGTCCAACAAGGGCGATAAGGAGTTTGCCTTCCGCCAGGGCCGCAGCGTCGTCGCCGGGCTCAATGCCCGTTTCTAAAACTGCTTGCAAAGGAAATCTTGTCATGCCGCAATCCGTCTCTTTGGTGATGCGTTCCCTGCTTCCGGCCGTGCTTCTGTTGTGCCTGGTCCTGACCCCGGCACATGCCCACTATCCCTGGCTTACCGTGCTGGAACAAAATCCCCTGCGCTTCGAGCTCAGCTGGGGGCACGAGTTTCCCCGCGACGGCATCCTCGCTGTCGAGCGCATCGCCGCGGTGCATCTGGTGCTTCCCGACGGTAGCGTTCGCGATCTTGTCCTGAGCCCCGGAGATGCGCACAGCGCCGGTCCCCTGGCGGACACCGGCCTGCATGTGCTGGCCGCGACGCAGGTGCCGAGTTTTTATTCCCTGACCGCTGATGGTGGAAAACGCGGTTCGCGCGCTGATTATCCCGAAGCGCTGAGTTGCAGCCAGTCGGAAAACAGCATGAAAACCCTGATTTCTCGCGGCGGAACGGAGGGTACCCCTGGGCAAGCGGTGGGACATCCCCTGGAAATTCTGCCCCTGGCCGACCCTGCCGCCCTCCAAGCCGGTGACGAATTTCCGGTGCGGGTGCTGTTTCGCGGCGCGCCTTTCAGCGGCACCCTCGAAGCCACTTGGGACGGTTACAGGGGCGACGAGGAATATGCGCTGAGCGCCGAGACGGATGAGGCGGGCGAGGCGCGCATTCCTCTGAGCAGCGCAGGTTTTTGGAAGATCGTCGCAAGAATGCAGGAGCCGCACCCGACCCCTGAACTCTGTGACTATCAGACCTATACATCGACGCTGACTTTTCACTTGCGCTGATTAATACCTCCCCTCATTTGATGTGCCCCCTGCGACGCCAGGGCCTTGAAATCGAGGCTCTGGTTTCCGCAGGGGCGCGCACGAGGCCTGGCTCGCTCATCCATTCCGCTTTTCCGCGCAAAGCTCCTTGCCTCAAGACCCACTTGCCCTTAGAATTCCCGTATACTTCTGCATTTAACCGTTTGGCCGGTTCGTGCCGGACAATGGCTGCCGCTATTCAACCTGCGCTGTTGAGTTTATGTCGAAAAACGCTTCTCCAGACTGGACGGTCGCCGATCTCGTCGACCTGGAGTATCTTCTGCTCCAGGACGGCGAAACCGATGCCGCGACCCTGGCCCGCCGTGATCGAGCCCTGTATCGGGCGCATCTGAGCGCTGAAGAGGATCGCCGCCGCCTGCTGCGCCGCTGGGTCGAGTTGCGCCGCGAGGCGCTCCGCAAGTCCGGCGCCGCGCCGCTGCCGGGAGAGGTGGTGGCGCTCATTCTGCGTCCCCTGCGCTTGCTGCTGTTTTTCCTCGGCGGTCTGTTTGGCGCGGGGCTCGCCTGGGGGGTTCTGAGCTACGCGGGCGATCGGCCCATTAACCTGTTTGCAGCCCTGGGGCTGCTGGTGGGGCTGCCCTTTGCGGCGAGCCTGGTGTCGGTTCTGTTGCCCGCCGTGCGCCTGTTCCGCCGCGGCACGCCGGCCGGCCGCCTGGGCTTCTGGCTGACCGGGGCGTTGCTGGCGCGCGTGGCCCGCCGCGCTTACGCCTTTCTTGGCGGGCGCGGCGCGAGCCAGGGGCGCATGGCCATGGCGCAGGGCTGGGGCGTGCTACGCGGCCGTGGCGGTCTTTATGTCGGCGCCATGGGCTGGCTGGCCTACGGGTTGATGCAACTGGCGGCCGTGGGATTCTCGCTGGGGGTGCTGGCGGCGGTTTTTTTGCGGGGCTGGATCGCTGATCTGGCCTTCAGCTGGCAGACCACCGCCCGTCTGTCAGCCGAGCAGGTGCATGGCTTCGCCGTGGCCCTGGCGCGGCCCTGGAGCACCTTTCTCGATCCGCCCCTGTCGCACCCGACCCTGGAGCAGGTGGCGGGGTCGCGCGTCTTTCTCAAAGAAGGCTTGCAGCAATTGGTCAGCACCGATCTGCAATCCTGGTGGTATTTTCTGCTCTGGGCGATTTTGTTATATGCCGTCGTGCCGCGCTTGATGTTGCTGGGCGCCTCCTGGTGGGGGGCGCGCCATGCGCGACGCAGGCTCTCGTTTCGGGACGCCCGTTGTGAGGCTCTGGTCCGGCGCATGCAGCATCCCCAGGTGCAGCTTGGCCGCGAAAACGCGGGCGAGGCGCAGCAGGCTTCTGTCTGTGATTTCCCGCCCGAGGAAGCTCACACCGGTTTTGCGGCCCTGCGTGTGCTGGTGCCCGTGGAATTGCGGCAACGGCCCGCTGCCGAGCGCCTGGAAACCGAGGTGCGCGAGGAATTTGGTGCCGAGGTGCAATCCTTGGCCGAGGTTGACCTGGATGAAGAGCAGGATGCCGCGATCCTGGACACCCTTGGCGAAACAGACGAAAAGGTCGCCGTATTGCTGATTCTCGAAGGCTGGCAGCCCTGCATTGTCGCCACCCTGGAATATCTCAAGGCCCTGCGCCGCACCCTGGGACCGGGGCGCCTGCTGGTCATCGGCCTGGTCGGGCGCGAAACGCCGGGACGCTGGGGAAGTTCCACCCCGGAGCATGAGTTCGATATCTGGCGCCAACGCCTGGCGGCCCTGGGTGATCCCTGGCTGCTGGTGCATAACTGGGGAGGGGTATCCCATGGCTGAAGTGCCGGTGTTTGCGGTGGTGGGGCATCCCAACGAAGGCAAATCCTCGGTGGTTTCCACCCTGACCGAGGATGATCTGGTGCCCATCAGTTCGGTACCGGGCGAAACGCGGGTGTGTACGCCCTACGCTATTCGCATCGACGGCGAAACCCTGGTGCGCTTCATCGATACCCCTGGTTTTCAGATGCCGGTGCAGACCTTGCGCTGGATGCACAATTACAGCGGCCCTGCCGAAGAGATGCTCGCGGATTTTATCCGCACCCACGAAGGCGATCCGCGCTTTAGCGACGACTGCGAGCTGTTGCGGCCACTGCTTGACAACGCCGGCATTGTCTATGTGGTCGATGGTTCGCGGCCCCTGCGCGCCAATGACGAGGCGGAAATGGAAATTCTGCGCCTCACCGGCCGCCCCCGCATGGCGGTGATCAATCCCAAGGCTGACGAAACCTCCTATGTCGCGGAGTGGAAAGCCGCCTTCGCCAAGACCTTCAATGCCAATCTGCAGTTCAACGCCCATCGCGCCACCTTTCATGAGCGCATCACCCTCCTGCAGGCCCTGCAATACATCGAGCAGGACTGGGGCCGGCCACTGGCGCGCGTGGTCGAGGCCCTGCGGGACGACTGGCACGGACGCCTGGAAGCCTCCGCCGATGCCATCCTGCATCTGCTCGAAGAGTCTCTGACCCTGACCCTCGCAGACATCAGTGAAGGCGAAGATGAGTCCGCCAGGCAGCGCCTGCATGACAAACTGGTCGCGGACTTTCAGGTCAGGCTCAGTGACCTCGAACAGAAGTGCTGGAAGAATCTCAAGGCCAGGTTTCTGCACAACAAGTTCAATGCCGACCTGGTGGCCGAAACGGTTGTGGACAAGGATCTTTTCGCTGCCGAAACCTGGCAGGTGCTCGGTCTGACGCGCAACCAGCTGAGCCTGGCTCTGGCCACTGCCGGTGCCGCTTTCGGGGCGGCGATGGATGGCGCGGCGGCGGGCACCACCTTTGGCATTTTTACCCTCGGTGGTGGTCTGGCCGGTGGCTTGGCCGGATGGAGCGGCACCCGGCCCTTGTCGCGCCTCAAAGTCGATTTGGGACCCTTTACCCGTGAGCTGGGCGGCTGTCGGGTCCAGGTCGGCCCGCTGCGTAATCCGCAGTTGATGTTTGTGTTGCTCGACCGCGCGCTGATTTATTTTCAGTGCGTCAGCAACTGGGCCCATGCCCGCCGTGAGGAGACGGCGGTGGCACTGCCCGAGGGCAAACAGGGGATGACAGCGGGATGGCCTGTCGAGCGGCGACGCCTGTTCGAAAAATTTCAGATCGCTCTACAGAAAGGCTACAGCGACAAGGTCGATGCGTTGAAACCGAAATTGCGCGCGGTACTGCTCGAGGTCATGAGTCAGGAGCCTGGGCCAAAGGAGGACTGATGCTCTACAAAAATTTCATCAACGGAGAGTG
Proteins encoded:
- a CDS encoding DUF2868 domain-containing protein, which translates into the protein MSKNASPDWTVADLVDLEYLLLQDGETDAATLARRDRALYRAHLSAEEDRRRLLRRWVELRREALRKSGAAPLPGEVVALILRPLRLLLFFLGGLFGAGLAWGVLSYAGDRPINLFAALGLLVGLPFAASLVSVLLPAVRLFRRGTPAGRLGFWLTGALLARVARRAYAFLGGRGASQGRMAMAQGWGVLRGRGGLYVGAMGWLAYGLMQLAAVGFSLGVLAAVFLRGWIADLAFSWQTTARLSAEQVHGFAVALARPWSTFLDPPLSHPTLEQVAGSRVFLKEGLQQLVSTDLQSWWYFLLWAILLYAVVPRLMLLGASWWGARHARRRLSFRDARCEALVRRMQHPQVQLGRENAGEAQQASVCDFPPEEAHTGFAALRVLVPVELRQRPAAERLETEVREEFGAEVQSLAEVDLDEEQDAAILDTLGETDEKVAVLLILEGWQPCIVATLEYLKALRRTLGPGRLLVIGLVGRETPGRWGSSTPEHEFDIWRQRLAALGDPWLLVHNWGGVSHG
- a CDS encoding methyltransferase domain-containing protein, with protein sequence MPTPLHDERLTTVLQVLLAHGVQSVLDLGCGRGEMLALLLAEPQFTRIVGMDVSPQALEAAQGLRAGQEERLDLVHGSYTQPVAGLDGFDAALLVETIEHLDPSRLSQVEHAVFDAYRPRLVVITTPNRDYNVLHGLAEGVMRHRGHRFEWTRAKFKSWAEGVAARNGYAVVFADLGAVHLHLGGSSQMATFTLREI
- a CDS encoding DUF4198 domain-containing protein, which encodes MPQSVSLVMRSLLPAVLLLCLVLTPAHAHYPWLTVLEQNPLRFELSWGHEFPRDGILAVERIAAVHLVLPDGSVRDLVLSPGDAHSAGPLADTGLHVLAATQVPSFYSLTADGGKRGSRADYPEALSCSQSENSMKTLISRGGTEGTPGQAVGHPLEILPLADPAALQAGDEFPVRVLFRGAPFSGTLEATWDGYRGDEEYALSAETDEAGEARIPLSSAGFWKIVARMQEPHPTPELCDYQTYTSTLTFHLR
- the fdnG gene encoding formate dehydrogenase-N subunit alpha translates to MGISRRNFLKGSGAAVGAVALSRTPAEAGPDSPDLRTKGLQSTTTICPYCAVGCGMIVHTKGGRIVNIEGDPEHPINRGSLCSKGSAMYQVANNERRLTKVQYRAPGSDRWEEKSWDWAMDRIAKLMKESRDRNFIASETIDGKTYRVNRNEGMAFLGGAALDSEECYLWSKFSRAMGVGYLEHQARIUHSATVAGLAASIGRGAMTNHWNDIQHADVILAIGSNPAENHPISFKYVEKAIDKGAKLISVDPRFTRTSSKAQIYAQLRPGTDIAFMGGLINYTLENELFHKEYVLNYTNAAFIVDDNYDFDEGIFSGFSPETYSYDKKSWRYKTAADGQPLKDMSLQDPRCVYQLLKAHFAEYTPAKVCEVTGTAIQDYMAVARAFCETGRSDKAGTIMYAMGTTQHTYGTQNVRSYAMLQLLLGNVGIAGGGINALRGECNVQGSTDYALLFHILPGYMKSPEYDDVDLSTWLKNVTPVATDPKSANWWSNMPKYMVSLLKAFWGEHATAANDFGYDYLPKRSGNYSYIMLMERLQQGGFDGMFCMGTNPIVGGPDSLGIGRGLDKLKWMVSADLWETDTSVFWKRPGVNPKDIQTEVFNLPAASSVEKEGSISNSGRWAQWRYKAVEPPGHAESDAFIIDQLYRRLKNLYSQGGVFPEPIVNLAWNYGDGHEPDIEMVARETNGFFTRDVQIGGKLYKKGEQVPAFTALQDDGSTVSGNWLYCGSYTEEDGNKLKRRGQEDPTGLEMYPNWSWCWPVNRRILYNRASVDPDGRPWNPKKIVIAWNETTGRWDGDVPDGGWPPMNKPGGRYPFIMVAEGFGRLFSAGLADGPFPAHYEPMESPTENLFCKQQTNPAVRPPARLSDREKFPYIGTSYRVSEHWQAGSMTRNLPWLVELVPDMFVEMSEGLARWKGINNGDMVTISSERGAIEARALITSRIKPLRVGGRMIEQVGLPWHFGFAGLAKGDSANVLTAAVGCANTTIPEYKAFLCNIEKGGKKA
- a CDS encoding DUF3482 domain-containing protein, with the translated sequence MAEVPVFAVVGHPNEGKSSVVSTLTEDDLVPISSVPGETRVCTPYAIRIDGETLVRFIDTPGFQMPVQTLRWMHNYSGPAEEMLADFIRTHEGDPRFSDDCELLRPLLDNAGIVYVVDGSRPLRANDEAEMEILRLTGRPRMAVINPKADETSYVAEWKAAFAKTFNANLQFNAHRATFHERITLLQALQYIEQDWGRPLARVVEALRDDWHGRLEASADAILHLLEESLTLTLADISEGEDESARQRLHDKLVADFQVRLSDLEQKCWKNLKARFLHNKFNADLVAETVVDKDLFAAETWQVLGLTRNQLSLALATAGAAFGAAMDGAAAGTTFGIFTLGGGLAGGLAGWSGTRPLSRLKVDLGPFTRELGGCRVQVGPLRNPQLMFVLLDRALIYFQCVSNWAHARREETAVALPEGKQGMTAGWPVERRRLFEKFQIALQKGYSDKVDALKPKLRAVLLEVMSQEPGPKED
- a CDS encoding TonB-dependent receptor plug domain-containing protein, yielding MCMSRWLPTAFAVALLLSPVVAATAAAQPVNLQDVVVTGTRSPHALADVPVETLVISREEIERAPVQNLPQLLRTLPGVSATNLDDTLASDNLRLTVRGLQLNEGYGLILVDGKRIHGGLGAHGDYGISLNQIPLSMIERIEVVKGASSALYGADAMAGVINIITRAVPAQASVAGGINYGLYDVLPRAGVKAEDPTRRTALVHANLGAPVGESSGVMLQFAHQSDEGSDRVPQTTRRDSVLGKWHTALTDTWSVDLAGDLAWSRRDAPPATARYDRKLDDYRASAALNYKDDRHAWTLSGYRFNQDFEQGYDGFPHGFRFGDIGYYQAETVYTYFGERHWLTVGAEAQRQRLDYLFNNYRDGALEAQVKVKENVDIYSVFIQDEIWLLNERLILVPGVRFEDHSRFGGEFNPKFSASLRTGEATTWRASVGRAFKSPTIRQLYYEGLYRHGDTYHESNPNLDPETAINANLSVEQTWWGGLLWGSFGVFRTDIKDMVVRFDTGRISEDDLALPIESYENVQKARIQGAELAFRAGGPRGFTLRGSGAWTSAENRDTDLDLPYVPNYTAALIPGYVAADGLTGVETTLLAVGRQYRNTANTQRVDAHQIVDVRLWRELGPQVTASLDFGNIFESNKGDKEFAFRQGRSVVAGLNARF